A part of Apostichopus japonicus isolate 1M-3 chromosome 10, ASM3797524v1, whole genome shotgun sequence genomic DNA contains:
- the LOC139975273 gene encoding uncharacterized protein, which produces MACPTPWKDIADTFFECSICLDLFKEPKLLPCLHRFCKQCLEPILEGQANGTFECPLCKDVCKIPNDRVDGFKTDFHMKSMLQFIQLQKTFENKEERECIGCEEKLKVTAYCFMCKEFLCVQCYQFHLTKKIFVKHRKHVLALNDLEGKSLTQEKLASLMEAPRCHIHPEHMAQLCCCTCGNLPVCVTCIFDEHKGHELRDVRKVANDEREHLKEILEELVKRKDTVFNIADKINRVNNDVLSIVAETKAKWKTQYEDQTRKLRNKKEKEKRELDRFKTVLEKRTRKELKELETEMEEKIRKIRDEYDRLIKIKIRESKEKEDTKRNEIENREFKIDETMNRLDAVMNEKNKTIDEQQQRKFRKTQNLSDLCNQWVNKFENVSIISTSVLESHNHWTEAQCIPDIRAASEPLVEDGMKDFPEIESLSDITIDDLPILCIDSVHISVNAESVVDVDVIKSRWFWLTGITSTGSGNIVISGRLSHAHSFITVINRQGRQIRHNKIDKGKGSSFQPFRHCAALSRDNIASVCESNQVVVYNIHDGSFTQNNITSLFDDINAGDAKYATCITTDTKRGHIIVGTSRKIGLLFIFDEEFNFIRALKLPEVIKWSRDILYHEGVLLICDEESRCAYAVTMDTSKTEAELLYKLPKPDIDGLTWYPSSICKDRAGFVYILWSDRQLGSGKDMITQYSQDGQQLLTTKQTEDGAECMTTMMTEEGEKLLVATKWSGKMFCYGLMPE; this is translated from the exons ATGGCCTGCCCAACGCCTTGGAAAGACATCGCAGATACATTCTTcgaatgttcaatttgtttggatCTGTTTAAAGAACCGAAACTCTTACCATGTCTGCATAGATTCTGTAAACAATGTCTGGAACCTATACTAGAAGGACAGGCTAATGGGACATTTGAATGTCCTCTTTGTAAAGATGTCTGTAAAATACCAAACGATAGAGTCGATGGATTCAAGACTGACTTCCATATGAAAAGTATGCTGCAGTTTATTCAGCtacagaaaacatttgaaaacaaagaagagaGAGAATGTATTGGCTGTGAAGAGAAGTTAAAGGTTACAGCGTACTGTTTTATGTGTAAAGAATTTCTTTGTGTTCAgtgttatcaatttcatttgacCAAGAAGATATTTGTCAAACATCGGAAACACGTATTAGCTCTGAATGATCTCGAGGGGAAAAGTCTGACACAAGAAAAACTTGCATCATTGATGGAAGCTCCTAGGTGCCATATTCACCCGGAACACATGGCTCAGTTGTGTTGTTGTACATGCGGAAACCTCCCAGTTTGTGTGACATGTATTTTTGATGAACACAAAGGTCATGAACTTCGTGACGTCAGGAAAGTAGCAAACGACGAAAGGGAACACTTGAAGGAGATATTGGAAGAACTTGTAAAACGTAAAGATACTGTATTCAACATTGCTGATAAAATCAACAGAGTGAATAATGACGTTCTGTCCATTGTCGCTGAAACTAAAGCAAAATGGAAAACACAGTACGAAGATCAGACCAGGAAGTTACGgaataagaaagagaaagaaaagagagaactCGACAGATTCAAAACAGTTCTTGAAAAAAGGACTCGAAAAGAGTTGAAAgaattagaaacagaaatggaagagaaaattagaaaaataagaGACGAGTACGACAGATtgattaaaatcaaaataagaGAATCAAAGGAGAAAGAGGACaccaaaagaaatgaaatagaaaacagaGAATTCAAGATTGACGAAACAATGAACCGACTTGATGCGGTAATgaatgagaaaaataaaacaatagacgAACAACAGCAACGCAAGTTTagaaaaacacaaaacttaTCAGATCTCTGTAATCAATGGgtcaataaatttgaaaatgtgtctATTATATCTACGAGTGTCCTTGAATCACATAATCACTGGACAGAAGCACAGTGTATTCCTGATATAAGAGCAGCTAGTGAACCACTTGTTGAGGATGGAATGAAAGATTTTCCTGAAAtagaatctttatctgatatAACAATTGATGATTTACCAATATTGTGTATTGATAGCGTACATATATCGGTTAATGCAGAatctgttgttgatgttgatgtgaTCAAATCTCGTTGGTTTTGGTTAACTGGTATAACAAGTACTGGCTCTGGTAACATCGTCATCTCTGGGAGATTATCACATGCCCATTCATTTATCACAGTCATAAACAGACAAGGACGTCAGATTCGTCATAACAAGATAGATAAAGGCAAAGGGAGCTCTTTTCAACCCTTTCGTCACTGTGCTGCTTTATCACGTGATAATATAGCTTCGGTTTGTGAATCCAATCAGgttgttgtttataatattcatgatgggtcctttactcaaaataacatcacgtccctctttgatgacatcaatgCGGGGGATGCGAAGTATGCGACTTGTATAACTACTGATACTAAACGTGGCCACATCATTGTAGGTACATCACGAAAGATTGGATTGCTATTTATATTTGATGAAGAATTTAATTTCATTCGAGCTCTGAAGCTACCAGAGGTTATAAAATGGTCAAGAGATATCCTTTATCATGAAGGCGTTCTGCTGATATGCGATGAAGAGAGTAGATGTGCATACGCTGTAACCATGGATACATCTAAAACAGAAGCAGAGTTACTATACAAGCTTCCGAAACCAGATATTGACGGACTAACTTGGTATCCTTCGAGTATATGTAAAGACAGGGCAGGTTTTGTATACATCTTGTGGTCAGATAGACAGTTAGGTAGTGGAAAAGATATGATCACACAGTACAGTCAAGATGGTCAGCAGTTGTTGACAACCAAACAGACAGAAGATGGAGCAGAATGTATGACCACAATGATGACAGAGGAGGGAGAGAAGCTACTTGTAGCTACAAAATGGTCAGGAAAGATGTTTTGTTATGGTCTG ATGCCAGAATAA
- the LOC139975280 gene encoding uncharacterized protein, with translation MACPSPWKDIADTFFECSICLDLFKEPKLLPCLHRFCKQCLEPILEEQADGTFECPLCKDVCKIPNDRIDGFKTDFHMKSMLQFIQLQKTFENKEERECIGCEEKLKVTAYCFMCKEFLCVQCYQFHLTKKIFVKHQKHVLALNDLEGKSLTKEKLASLMEAPRCHIHPEHKAKLCCCTCGNLPVCLTCTYDEHKGHELRDVRKVANDEREHLKEILEELVKRKDTVFNFADKIKRVNNDVLSIVAETKAKWKSQYEDQTRKLQNKKEEEKREFNRFKTGLEESTQQIMKELETEMEEKIRKIRDEYDRLKKIKVRESKEEEDNKRNEIENRDIKIDETINRLDAVMNERNKTIDEKQQRKLRETQNLSNLCNQWVNKFENVSTLSSSVLESYNHWTDAQCIPDIRAASELLVEDIMKDFPEKESFSDITIDDLPILCIDRVHISDNVESVVHVDVIKAKWFWLTGITSTGSGNIVISGRLSSDHSFITVINKQGRQIRHNKIDKVKGRSLQHFRHCAALSRDKIASVCESNQVVVYNTQDGSFTQNNITSLFDDIKTVDRKYATCITTDTLRGHIIVGTNRNTGLVFIFDEELNFIRGLKLPEVIKWSRDILYHKGVLLICDSESRCACAVTMDTSKTEAELLYELPEPDIDGLTWCPYSICADRAGYVYILWHSAGTKCIITQYSQDGQQLLTTKRTECTARCMTTLMTEEGEKLLVASWSGKMLCYGLMPE, from the coding sequence ATGGCATGCCCTTCTCCTTGGAAAGACATCGCAGATACATTCTTcgaatgttcaatttgtttggatCTGTTTAAAGAACCGAAACTCTTACCATGTCTGCATAGATTCTGTAAACAATGTCTGGAACCCATACTAGAAGAACAGGCTGATGGGACATTTGAATGTCCTCTTTGTAAAGATGTCTGTAAAATACCAAACGATAGAATCGATGGATTCAAGACTGACTTCCATATGAAAAGTATGCTGCAGTTTATTCAGCtacagaaaacatttgaaaacaaagaagagaGAGAATGTATTGGCTGTGAAGAGAAGTTAAAGGTTACAGCGTACTGTTTTATGTGTAAAGAATTTCTTTGTGTTCAgtgttatcaatttcatttgacCAAGAAGATATTTGTCAAACATCAGAAACACGTATTAGCTCTGAATGATCTTGAGGGGAAAAGTCTCACAAAAGAAAAACTTGCATCATTGATGGAAGCTCCTAGGTGCCATATTCACCCCGAACACAAGGCTAAGTTGTGTTGTTGTACTTGTGGAAACCTCCCAGTCTGTTTGACATGTACGTATGATGAACACAAAGGTCATGAACTTCGTGACGTCAGAAAAGTGGCGAACGACGAAAGAGAACACTTGAAGGAGATATTGGAAGAACTTGTAAAACGTAAAGATACTGTATTCAATTTTGCTGATAAAATCAAAAGAGTGAATAATGACGTTCTGTCCATTGTCGCTGAAACTAAAGCAAAATGGAAATCACAGTACGAAGATCAGACCAGGAAGTTACAGAATAAGAAAGAGGAAGAAAAGAGAGAATTCAACAGATTCAAAACAGGTCTTGAAGAAAGTACTCAACAGATCATGAAAgaattagaaacagaaatggaagagaaaattagaaaaataagaGACGAGTACGACAGATTGAAGAAAATCAAAGTTAGGGAATCAAAAGAGGAAGAGGacaacaaaagaaatgaaatagaaaatagAGATATAAAGATTGACGAAACAATTAACCGACTTGATGCAGTAatgaatgagagaaataaaacaatagacGAAAAACAGCAACGCAAGCTTAGAGAAACACAAAACTTATCAAATCTCTGTAATCAATGGgtcaataaatttgaaaatgtgtctACTTTATCTTCGAGTGTCCTTGAATCATATAACCACTGGACAGACGCACAGTGTATTCCTGATATAAGAGCAGCGAGTGAACTTTTGGTTGAGGATATAATGAAAGATTTTCCTGAAAAAGAATCTTTCTCTGATATAACAATTGATGATTTACCAATATTGTGTATTGATAGAGTACATATATCGGATAATGTAGAATCTGTTGTTCATGTTGATGTGATCAAAGCTAAATGGTTTTGGTTAACTGGTATAACAAGTACTGGCTCTGGTAACATCGTCATCTCTGGAAGATTATCATCTGACCATTCATTTATCACAGTCATAAACAAACAAGGACGTCAGATTCGTCATAACAAGATAGATAAAGTTAAAGGGCGCTCTCTTCAACACTTTCGTCACTGTGCTGCTTTATCACGTGATAAGATAGCTTCGGTTTGTGAATCCAACCAGGTTGTTGTTTATAATACTCAAGATGGGTCCTTCACTCAAAATAACATCACGTCCctctttgatgacatcaaaacaGTGGATAGAAAGTATGCGACTTGTATAACTACTGATACTTTACGTGGCCACATCATTGTAGGTACAAATAGAAATACTGGATTGGTATTTATATTTGATGAAGAATTGAATTTCATTCGAGGTCTGAAGCTACCAGAGGTTATAAAATGGTCAAGAGATATCCTTTATCATAAAGGCGTTCTGCTGATATGCGATTCAGAGAGTAGATGTGCATGCGCTGTAACCATGGATACATCTAAAACAGAAGCAGAGTTACTATACGAGCTTCCGGAACCAGATATTGACGGACTGACTTGGTGTCCTTACAGTATATGTGCAGACAGGGCAGGATATGTCTACATCTTGTGGCATAGTGCTGGAACAAAGTGTATCATCACACAGTACAGTCAAGATGGTCAGCAGTT